The genome window CCGCCCCCGCCCcaccccgttgccatccctagacAGCACACCGTCGTCGTCATTAATCAATCAATAAACTAATTAACAACCAAATCACCCTATATAGTATAAGTGAGGAATTCTCACATGAGGTCATAAAGTGAGGtcttaaaatgaggtcctaatttttaaggatcaaaatattttctaaaaaatttgaaaaaaaatatatttgtattttgatcggtcttacgagaccaacgacatattttttgttcaaaacaaaaatcaaatccaacaTGAAATGTGCATGATAATTTTGGATcgttagatataaaacaaaagacatttaATCCACTTAAGTTgcaattgatttttgtttcaaacaaaaaaaaatattgttgggttcgtaaaaccgatcaaaacacaaatatgtgtttttttttcagattttggaaaaatattttgaaccttaaaaTGAATCCTAAATATTAGGGCTTCATTTTAGAACCTCATTTTAAGACCTCATGAGAGAATTCCTCTGTGTGTATACTCTtgcatatatgtattatatattattattatttatgtatatagAGACAAACATTGATGTAGTGCAGTAGTGGGATGTGTGTTTGTCCTGGATCTTCTTATTAAAATCCAAATAACAGTTACGGCTTAAATTAAATGAATATTGTCACTTTTGGTTTGGGAACAGTACACCTGGCAGGCATATACCATGGGACCAAAGTGATGAGATTGGGTATGTAAACGGATCCAAACACACCCCTAAATAGTGGGAGGCAATGGCCGATGCCTAATAATGTCATATCATTGTCCCACAAAGACAAACACTCATGGCATGTCCACTCTCCACACAAACTGGGGTTGTGTACATTCATGCGTCTTTCCTTCCTCCTCCTGGCATATTACTCCTTAACCTTTCGTTTTTGTCAATTTACTGGTAGTTTCTGGTTTTCTTGTCTCAACTTAATTTGCTGATATTGCTCTGATCTCTTGTTCTTCCTAGCTTCTCTTTGAATTATAATTTAGAATAGCACCAAGAAAGAGTTTTGGAAGATTTCTAGATTGGAAACATGGGTTTTTGGACACTATTTGAGGTGGCTTCCATGCCCATCTTGCAAGTTCTACTAATCAGTGCATTGGGAGCCATCATGGCTACTGAATATTGCAACCTTCTCCCTGCCATTACTAGAAAATCCTTGAACAAGGTACTGTAGCACATATTTGTATATTTACATAGTCACATTAATGTTTTACTGGAACCTTTCTTTCCCATCCCCAAAATGCAGATTGTGTTCATAGTGTTCACCCCCTCGTTGACGTTTGCAAGTCTGGCCAAGACTGTCACTCTTGAAGACATCATCTCATGGTAACAAGAAAGCCTGTGCAGAACCTCCTCTGACCTCTCCTCTGTCGCCCATAAGACATTAAcatgatgtatatatataaatataactcTTCCATCTCTTCTTGATCAGGTGGTTTATGCCAGTCAACATTGGCCTCACTTTTCTATTTGGAGGAATTCTTGGATGGATACTTGTAAAGATTATGAAACCCAAGCCTTACCTGGAAGGCCTTGTTATTGCTACCTGTTCATCAGGTAACTTGCTGCTGCTGACTGTTGTTgctacataatatatatatattcggatTCCACGCTAATTTGTTGTCTAATTAATCTTGTTGATAATCAGGAAATTTGGGAAACCTTCTGCTGATCATTGTTCCTGCAATTTGCAATGAGGCTGGAAGCCCATTCGGTGGTGATCGAGCTGCTTGTAGCTCTGTTGGACTCTCATATGCATCTTTCTCCATGGCTGTAATGACTTCTGATATGTGTCTTCGTTTTGATGGAATCcaaatttttttgtgtggaAGGATAATTAAGACCAATCAGCTCTACTTTGTCACATGGATGCCTTCATCTGATGGACTGACTATGTTTTGAATTCTGCAGCTTGGAGGCTTTTACATCTGGACTTACACATACCACCTGATACGTACCTCATCTGTGAAATTCAAAGCTCTCAAAGCTACAGAAGAGGACTTAAAAGAACCCAACAGAGATTTGGATGCTACACAAGAAACTCACCTACTCAAGGCAGTAGAAGAAGATCAAGATCAAGAGCAAGTAATTGGTATAGTTGTGGCATCATCAGCAAAGTCTGCAGAAGATACAGAGGATCAATCAGTtggtccctttttttttctcaagctTTCTgagataaattataaattttcatGCAAACACTTGGGAATTAACTTTAACGTGATTTTCAGATTGTCCCCCAAGAATCAGCTAGTCCATTGGAGGAAGAGCAGGAGTCTTTCTGGAGTAAATTGCAAGGAATTGTTCATATGATCGTGGAGGAGCTACTGGCACCACCCACAATCGCTGCCGTGAGTATGCTAAGAAATCGGAATCTCACTGTTTTACTTCACAACAAAGATTGCCACTGACAAAGTTTCATTTCCTCTCAGATAATGGGGTTTGTCTTCGGAGCAGTCACCTGGCTCAGACACCTTATCATTGGTGATACAGCTCCCTTAAGGGTGATCCAAGACTCAGTAAAGATACTTGggtatgtttcttttttttgtgcataTGTTGTGAATATTACCAGAATACAACCCCAGTTAGTGTAATTTTTACCAACTGAACTTGGAAGCTGATCTCAATTAGGGATGGAACCATTCCATGCATCACTCTTATACTGGGAGGCAACCTCACTCAAGGTAATTACTAATAAGAGAGTCCAAATTAAATTTTCCTCTCAATTAAGTACTGTTGaagccaaatatacatacaagAAGCAATTAATAAAGGAAGATGATGATCTCACCGAGTAGTTTTGTTCTGCAAATTAAAAATTGGAACTGCAGGCTTACGGTCATCGAGAATCAGAGCATGGGTCATCGTTGGGGTGGTCCTTGTCCGGTACATTGCACTTCCTGCCATTGGAATCTGGGTGGTTAAAGGTGCTTCACAACTTGGCTTCCTCCCATCAGACCGTTTGTTCCACTTTGTGCTCATGGTTCAGTTTACCCTGCCACCTGCAATGAATATTGGTGAGTCAGAAATTTTCACAAACACTtgatatgcacatatatatacacttggGCGATTTCCTCTCACACTAGTTGGAATGAATGGAATGGTAATTGTTCAGGTACGATGACCCAGCTGTTTGATGTGGGCCAAGAGGAGTGTTCGGTCCTCTTCCTGTGGACATACTTGGTTGCAGCCCTAGCTCTCACTGTTTGGTCGACAATCTACATGTGGATCTTGTCCTGAACGAACCTCAAACCAGCGCAGCCGCACCCATGTCCATCACCATTCTATAAGAGTGTGTCCATTAGTATACAAAAGTAATGCCATATAATATATTTCCTTGACATTTCTGTGAAATTGCATACAAAAGGAACAACAGCATTCAAAAGGGTACTTCTTGTTATCTCTCAcgtgattttttgtttttgtttttgtgtgtttttcttttttgcacaGTCCAATCACTAGTTACCTCATAAGAGGGATTTTAAGGGTGGTTTGCGAAACAATTTGAGAATTAACATATATGATGTGTATGTTGATTTTAAAAGATTGTTTCAAATGTTAGTATATATACTTTTTCAAATGTTATGAGTGGCATCATCGTAAAAGGCGTCATTGTACCATTAGCAATTATATGCCTCCATGAATACATGGTGTGTTTGGTAAACAATATGAGAATTAGTATATATGTTGGttctaatttttaaaatgatgtttcAAATACTATCATATATGTTGTTTCAAATGTTGTAGTTGTTTgactcaattttatttttttttaatactaatacaaataacaaatgttGTAGTTGTTTgactcaattttattttttttaatacaaatacaaatacaaatacaatatacgacacaccaccagattaagcctatgaaagtaaaggtgtcaacaggccccaccagattaagcctatgaaagtaaatgtgtcaacaggccccccacgcaggaggcacaaatcaagcccacgtagaagcggactaagcccacacacctccttataaatattcggaggaggtgagattagaattcatgacctcagtcagggacatgcaaagtcattgccactcaaccaatgactcatttgccgACAACATATATACTGTTTTAAATActgtgacaaattacatacGGAGGGTATTATATAATtcattataaaacaaaaaaattaattattaaattgttCCACATTTCACGCGAATTAAGGACATATCCAATCAAGAGACATATGCAACACtagataattaaaataataaatttttacatattataattttatatgagaatttttaatctcaaccaCTAAAATCATTCAATGATTTGAGATTAAAAATAACTTTCCCTTTTACCATTACTAAATTGCCCCTTACCCTCTCCTCCTTCCACACGATCTCTAGGCAAATCTATTCGCGATCTCGAACTCTGTTTCCATCAGATCGGATTCCTTGAAATTGTTTTACTTTCTCGGAAAATGGACTGAAAGTACTCTgatttgttgtttggttgtgAGTTCTAAGATATACAGTTATCTTGATCTAGTTGGATTGAGGAGTAGAATAATCTCGAAGAAACCTTTAGGTGAGATGGGCGAAGATGAGAAAAACAATAGCGTGGCACATGCGGGGGAAGGAGAGGTTTCTGATTCAACAAACGTGGAGGAGATCAGTGCATTAGATTTCATTAAGCAAAAGAATCGGAAGGTTGAGGTGCCGAAGGGTTTGGACCTTTGAATATTCAAAGGTCTGTACAACTCTGGCTTGTACAATCTCACCTAAGAGGCTGAGGCCGATGAAAATTTCCAGAATAAACCTTGTTCATCCGTTGCCTCCGTTAACAGTTGACactaaagaagaagatgaaattgTGATTGACATAAGTGGTGATGAGACCAATGCCGAGAAGGAAGAAGGGGAATTGGAGGAGGGTGAGCCACTTACATTAGTAACCACATTGGGAAACACAAGGGGGGAAACACattgggaaaaaagaaaattacagcTTCTCTGAACCAAGAATCTTCATGCATTGAGCAAACAACATCAATTGGAGTATGgagcaaaaaacaaaaaaaaaaaaaaaaccaaagccATTAATGCTAGATACAATATAACACGAAAATTTTATATATCCAGGATGTTCATACGAAAGAATTACCAAAACCAATAAGCAAAGGTAACCACTAACATAAAaacaaaggggaaaaaagagaaagtaCACGACTACACCCACACAAAATAATCACTCAATTAAATTTTCTGTACTATATTGTATATACCAACCAAATATCAAGGCCGCAACAGCTTCAGTAACATCCCAATCAAGATTCAAGAAGGCTTCAAATGGGAAAAAAGGATTGCGCACACCGATTAACACCAAACCTAACTAAAATGCACTCCACTTGTCAGAATCTTTTCTTGGAGTTTCATTCCAATTATCAAAATAAGTTCTTGGAGTTTCACTTTGGCCTGAAGTCTTAAATGGTCCTCTTGAATCAAATGTATCTGTATTATCGAATGATGGGAAATCACTGGAGCTACTACGTACAGAGTCAAACCTCGCTAGCGTGCGTGAGGATTGAGAGAATCCCCCGTCATCAAACGTGGATGGGAAACCATGGCCAGCACGAGATTCTCTAGTGCTAAATGAATCAAACCTCGTCACAAACCCAGGATCTTGTGATTCTCTGGCATTAAAAGAATCGAACCTTGATGGGAATCTGTCACTGTCATCATGATCTCCAGTGCTAAATGAATCAAACCTTGAAGAAAACCCATGACCAAATTCCGAGTCTCGAGCATTAAATGAATCAAAACTTGATGGGAACCCATGGCCGAAATCAGAGTCTCCTGTGCTGCGCATGGAATCAAACCTTGCAAAAGAATTCCTTGGGGAATGTGTGTTTTCATTCATGTTAAATGAGTTGAACCTAGAAAAGTTGTTGAATGGGTGTTCATCTGGTCCCTCACCAAACTTTCCAGGGGTGTTCTCAAAATGGTAGGCAGGCGTACTTGGAACAGAATCCGCAAAAATAGACGACCCCCTTACAGGGGCGGGGGTGCTGGGAACAGAATCCGCAAATATATATGATGGCTTTGCAGGGGTGCTTGGTACAGAATCTGCAAACAAAAATGAGCTCTTTCCCCTGGACATGTTATCTGAGGGCTCTGTTTTTATTGGCTTGAGACTGAAGTCATCAAGACCAAACATAGAATTTTGATGGCGCCTCTCATTTTCCATATCCTGCAAAAGAACATTATCTAAACAATGTATTGCAGTATACAAAATGGAAAGTCTAGTTTCCACAGGATATTTTCATCAAATTTGGATACAGAGTTAATTCTCTATTCAATATCACCGAGGTCCATACCTTGATACTCATAGAGTCAAAGCCCCAAACTGATTCAGCATCATCATGAGTGTCAAATTTGCCCCAATTAGGTTCATCAAAACTTTTGTCTCTAGAGAGCTCAGGCTCTGCTGATCCATGATTACTGCACAGAAGATCATAAACCAGTCAGATATCTAAAAGAAGCATTGGATGCAGAAAAGTGGGAAATTAAGAGAAGAACTAAACTCCTCCTGCCATGATATGCTTGGACAATTTTTTGGAGTGTCCTAATTGATCATTAATCTttagagaggagaaaaaaagatCTAAAAGCACTGTGAAACCCATGtttagaaaagaaagtgcaatcaCAAACCAAAACGACAAGCCATACAACCTTTCAGTGTCTCTAAAATGTGGAAATCCATCAGCGCCAGCACTTCCTTTGGGTTGGGAATCGATATGTAGAGACTGGCTGTCTGTCGCAGTTTCACCATCTGGACTTTCAGGATGTCTTTTCGAAACACCATTCTCAGTTTGGTTATTAGCAGACTCCTCAGAAATTTGCTCGCCTGTACTTAAAAGCTTCTCTGACTTGCTTAAAGCATTTGATGAATTATTTGAACCCTCATTCGTTGAAGTCACTTCTTCTCGATATGATGTAGATTTTGGTTTTGGGGGGAGTATGATATTTTGCACCTCAAGGGTAAGCTCCTTGACAAATGTGAATCCTGACAGTCGTCGAAGATAATTTTGTCAAATATATAATCCAAATTTACATTCTCAGAGAGGAGGTACTGGATGTGCTTTAAATAACACCAACAAGATGCAAGACAACACCAAGTTCCAGAGAAAATAAATGTTCATTATTGAATCAGTTTCACTAAAAGACTCTAAAGGTTAAACAAGAACTTGGTCCTAAATAGCACTTTGAAGcataccttcatcttcaaacttATCCCAATTTTCATCCCAATCAGCCGCTGCCTCTTGAATTCCAGGTTGCCAACCTTGATAAACACCATCAAAAAGACAAGTTCAAAGCAAAGCAAATAAGAAATGAGTT of Tripterygium wilfordii isolate XIE 37 chromosome 13, ASM1340144v1, whole genome shotgun sequence contains these proteins:
- the LOC120012228 gene encoding protein PIN-LIKES 7-like translates to MGFWTLFEVASMPILQVLLISALGAIMATEYCNLLPAITRKSLNKIVFIVFTPSLTFASLAKTVTLEDIISWWFMPVNIGLTFLFGGILGWILVKIMKPKPYLEGLVIATCSSGNLGNLLLIIVPAICNEAGSPFGGDRAACSSVGLSYASFSMALGGFYIWTYTYHLIRTSSVKFKALKATEEDLKEPNRDLDATQETHLLKAVEEDQDQEQVIGIVVASSAKSAEDTEDQSIVPQESASPLEEEQESFWSKLQGIVHMIVEELLAPPTIAAIMGFVFGAVTWLRHLIIGDTAPLRVIQDSVKILGDGTIPCITLILGGNLTQGLRSSRIRAWVIVGVVLVRYIALPAIGIWVVKGASQLGFLPSDRLFHFVLMVQFTLPPAMNIGTMTQLFDVGQEECSVLFLWTYLVAALALTVWSTIYMWILS